In a genomic window of Rhododendron vialii isolate Sample 1 chromosome 12a, ASM3025357v1:
- the LOC131309551 gene encoding GDSL esterase/lipase At5g14450-like produces MSLPRPEWFSKALYTTDIGQNDLHAGLLSLTEEQVKASIPGLIDHSALAIERTVKNVLILRKNSYRARAFWIHNTGPIGCLPFVVIYNPPKTGNADPNGCMKSYNEVAQEFNKQLKDRVTQLRNKLQDALLVYVDIYKAKYSLISEAKQHGFVNPLGFCCGQREDSNLKCWDDTVVNGTKVYGASCSNPSEYISWDEIHYTEAANYWISNRILDGSLSDPQVPPTEACLLYAHPQ; encoded by the exons ATGAGTCTCCCAAGACCTGAGTGGTTCTCAAAAGCCCTTTATACAACAGATATTGGACAGAATGATCTTCATGCTGGGTTACTGTCGCTGACGGAGGAGCAAGTGAAGGCATCTATTCCTGGTCTAATTGATCACTCTGCTTTGGCCATAGAG AGGACAGTGAAAAACGTGTTAATACTTAGAAA AAACTCTTACCGAGCAAGAGCATTTTGGATACATAATACAGGTCCCATAGGCTGCCTGCCTTTCGTCGTGATATATAATCCGCCAAAGACTGGCAATGCTGACCCAAATGGTTGTATGAAGTCTTACAATGAGGTGGCCCAAGAGTTCAACAAGCAGCTTAAGGACAGGGTCACCCAATTAAGGAACAAATTGCAAGATGCATTGCTGGTTTATGTTGACATCTACAAAGCCAAATACTCTCTGATCAGTGAAGCAAAACAGCATG GGTTTGTTAATCCTCTTGGGTTCTGCTGTGGGCAGCGTGAGGATTCCAATCTTAAATGCTGGGATGACACAGTAGTTAATGGGACCAAAGTTTATGGAGCTTCTTGCAGTAACCCTTCTGAATACATCAGCTGGGATGAAATACATTATACTGAAGCTGCAAACTACTGGATAAGCAACCGGATTTTGGAT
- the LOC131309550 gene encoding omega-hydroxypalmitate O-feruloyl transferase-like, protein MLLEKRQWESMLIFISTSSLELGFLPVDSLSLWILKSVLIGVSIDCVRLIRGSNSLKLQRSMVQVAVGVALVTAFSTLMPWDQLLFQFEQFNERTIELYNQAFGWIPLCTGRLVPSLGDGQQLEIDCNGAGVVVAAAETKTKLSQLGDLVAPKPDFKQFVGFLHEENEEVVEIKDMPLLFIQLTQLGCGGVAFASRYNQANMAALTLGKDMVLISNPDRTVFRAWKHPHYE, encoded by the exons ATGTTACTTGAAAAGAGACAATGGGAATCCATGCTAATTTTCATTTCCACATCTTCATTAGAGTTGGGATTTCTGCCGGTAGATTCTTTGTCCTTGTGGATT TTGAAGAGTGTGTTGATTGGAGTCTCCATTGACTGTGTGAGATTAATTAGGGGATCCAATTCTCTGAAACTGCAGAGAAGCATGGTGCAAGTTGCAGTTGGAGTTGCTTTAGTCACTGCATTCTCAACTCTCATGCCATGGGACCAACTA CTATTCCAGTTTGAACAGTTCAACGAGCGCACCATAGAGCTATACAACCAAG CGTTTGGATGGATACCATTATGCACTGGGCGCTTAGTGCCATCTCTAGGAGATGGCCAGCAGCTGGAGATTGACTGCAATGGTGCGGGTGTGGTGGTTGCTGCAGCTGAAACTAAGACCAAGTTGAGCCAACTTGGAGATCTTGTGGCACCAAAGCCAGATTTTAAACAGTTTGTTGGGTTCTTACATGAAGAGAATGAAGAAGTGGTGGAAATAAAAGACATGCCTCTTTTGTTCATCCAG TTGACTCAATTGGGATGTGGAGGCGTGGCATTTGCTTCTCGTTACAACCAGGCTAACATGGCTGCTCTAACCCTGGGTAAAGACATGGTGTTGATATCAAATCCCGATCGGACTGTGTTTAGAGCATGGAAACACCCTCACTATgagtaa
- the LOC131312144 gene encoding GDSL esterase/lipase At3g27950-like isoform X2, whose protein sequence is MGCCGQRMIMDAVAIGVALLAFVSVFTVMKLGSSIQSSLVGSASGCQFPAVFNFGDSNSDTGAGSTTLRLVPPPNGQTFFGKPSGRFSDGRLIIDFIAEKLGLPYLSAYLDSMGTNFRHGANFAVGGATIKPEPAMNPIHLSLQLYQFEQFKSRAIELYNQGNKLYAMSLPRPEWFSKALYTTDIGQNDLHYGFLTLTEEQVKASIPGLIDLFALAIEKLYQEGARAFWIHNTGPIGCLPFFVINNPPKTGNADPNGCIESYNVVAQEFNKQLKDRVTQLRNKFQDALLVYVDIYKAKYSLISEPKQHGFVNPLGFCCGHHKDSSLKCWDDAEVNGTKVYGASCSNPSEYISWDEIHYTEAANYWISNRILDGSLSDPQVLLTEACL, encoded by the exons aTGGGGTGTTGTGGACAGAGAATGATCATGGACGCAGTGGCCATCGGAGTAGCTCTTCTTGCTTTTGTCTCCGTTTTCACTGTCATGAAGCTGGGAAGCAGTATTCAATCAAGCCTTGTTGGATCAGCCAGTGGCTGTCAATTTCCAGCAGTATTCAACTTCGGCGATTCCAACTCCGACACCGGCGCCGGATCGACCACGCTCCGTCTAGTCCCACCTCCCAATGGCCAGACTTTCTTCGGCAAACCTTCTGGCCGGTTTTCCGACGGCCGGCTTATTATCGACTTTATAG CTGAGAAGTTGGGGTTACCATACTTGAGCGCGTATCTGGATTCTATGGGTACAAATTTCAGACACGGAGCAAATTTTGCAGTAGGTGGTGCAACTATAAAGCCCGAGCCTGCTATGAACCCAATCCATCTTAGCCTACAGCTATATCAGTTTGAGCAATTCAAATCACGCGCTATCGAGTTATACAACCAAG GCAATAAATTATATGCAATGAGCCTCCCAAGACCCGAGTGGTTCTCAAAAGCCCTTTATACAACAGATATTGGACAGAATGATCTTCATTATGGGTTCCTGACTCTGACGGAGGAGCAAGTGAAGGCATCTATTCCTGGTCTAATTGATCTCTTTGCTTTGGCCATAGAG AAACTCTACCAAGAAGGAGCAAGAGCATTTTGGATACATAATACAGGCCCCATAGGCTGCCTTCCTTTCTTTGTCATAAATAATCCGCCAAAGACTGGCAATGCTGACCCCAATGGTTGTATTGAGTCTTACAATGTGGTGGCCCAAGAGTTCAACAAGCAGCTTAAGGACAGGGTTACCCAATTAAGGAACAAATTTCAAGATGCATTGCTGGTTTATGTAGACATCTACAAAGCCAAATACTCTCTGATCAGTGAACCAAAACAGCATG GTTTTGTTAATCCTCTTGGGTTCTGCTGTGGGCATCATAAGGATTCCAGTCTTAAATGCTGGGACGACGCAGAAGTTAATGGTACCAAAGTTTATGGAGCTTCTTGCAGTAACCCTTCTGAATACATCAGCTGGGATGAAATACATTATACTGAAGCTGCAAACTACTGGATAAGCAACCGGATTTTGGATGGTTCACTCTCAGATCCTCAGGTTCTTCTTACGGAAGCATGTCTCTAG
- the LOC131311744 gene encoding sufE-like protein 2, chloroplastic yields the protein MHYSATSKSPPFFLRLPTTKLISPNRNPNWIQPNSKPNKLTITQSPSLKNSLRYFRNNSNSNQESSSIPFPQNTQENTKLKLRSLALEFKSLPEPIDRVKRLLHYAALLPPLDVSTRVDSNRVRGCTTQVWLEVRMDSDGLMRFKIDSDSEITKGFCSCLIWVLDGAAPEEVAAVTAEDLADMNVSGFSGGRARSRVNIWANVLMSMKKRTRDLVEERERVQCFPGLVVKIDDHVSANGTYAIAKEALCSSGVAQLS from the exons ATGCACTACTCTGCTACCTCAAAATCCCCACCTTTCTTCCTCAGATTACCCACCACAAAACTCATCAGCCCCAACCGAAATCCAAACTGGATTCAACCCAATTCCAAACCCAACAAACTAACCATAACCCAATCGCCGTCCCTCAAAAACTCTCTCAGATACTTTCGCAACAACTCAAATTCCAATCAAGAATCATCGTCTATTCCATTTCCACAAAACACCCAAGAAAATACCAAGCTAAAGCTCCGATCTCTGGCCTTGGAATTCAAATCCTTGCCGGAACCCATCGACCGCGTGAAGCGGCTGTTACACTACGCGGCCCTGCTCCCTCCGCTCGACGTGTCGACCCGGGTGGACTCGAACAGAGTCAGGGGTTGCACGACCCAGGTGTGGCTGGAGGTCAGAATGGACTCAGACGGGCTAATGAGGTTCAAGATTGACAGTGATTCGGAGATCACGAAAGGGTTTTGCTCGTGCTTGATCTGGGTGCTGGACGGGGCAGCGCCGGAGGAGGTGGCGGCGGTGACGGCGGAAGATTTGGCGGATATGAATGTGAGCGGGTTCTCGGGCGGGCGGGCGCGGTCCAGGGTGAACATTTGGGCCAATGTTTTGATGAGCATGAAGAAGAGGACTAGGGATCTGGTTGAGGAGAGGGAAAGGGTGCAATGCTTTCCGGGTTTGGTGGTCAAGATTGATGATCATGTCAGTGCTAATGGAACTTACGCAATAGCCAAG GAAGCACTGTGCAGTTCTGGAGTAGCACAGTTGTCTTGA
- the LOC131312144 gene encoding GDSL esterase/lipase At3g27950-like isoform X1 — protein sequence MCTASLTILLSLSLSLSLSLSTSMGCCGQRMIMDAVAIGVALLAFVSVFTVMKLGSSIQSSLVGSASGCQFPAVFNFGDSNSDTGAGSTTLRLVPPPNGQTFFGKPSGRFSDGRLIIDFIAEKLGLPYLSAYLDSMGTNFRHGANFAVGGATIKPEPAMNPIHLSLQLYQFEQFKSRAIELYNQGNKLYAMSLPRPEWFSKALYTTDIGQNDLHYGFLTLTEEQVKASIPGLIDLFALAIEKLYQEGARAFWIHNTGPIGCLPFFVINNPPKTGNADPNGCIESYNVVAQEFNKQLKDRVTQLRNKFQDALLVYVDIYKAKYSLISEPKQHGFVNPLGFCCGHHKDSSLKCWDDAEVNGTKVYGASCSNPSEYISWDEIHYTEAANYWISNRILDGSLSDPQVLLTEACL from the exons ATGTGCACTGCATCATTGACaatcctcctctctctctctctctctctctctctctctctctctacttcaaTGGGGTGTTGTGGACAGAGAATGATCATGGACGCAGTGGCCATCGGAGTAGCTCTTCTTGCTTTTGTCTCCGTTTTCACTGTCATGAAGCTGGGAAGCAGTATTCAATCAAGCCTTGTTGGATCAGCCAGTGGCTGTCAATTTCCAGCAGTATTCAACTTCGGCGATTCCAACTCCGACACCGGCGCCGGATCGACCACGCTCCGTCTAGTCCCACCTCCCAATGGCCAGACTTTCTTCGGCAAACCTTCTGGCCGGTTTTCCGACGGCCGGCTTATTATCGACTTTATAG CTGAGAAGTTGGGGTTACCATACTTGAGCGCGTATCTGGATTCTATGGGTACAAATTTCAGACACGGAGCAAATTTTGCAGTAGGTGGTGCAACTATAAAGCCCGAGCCTGCTATGAACCCAATCCATCTTAGCCTACAGCTATATCAGTTTGAGCAATTCAAATCACGCGCTATCGAGTTATACAACCAAG GCAATAAATTATATGCAATGAGCCTCCCAAGACCCGAGTGGTTCTCAAAAGCCCTTTATACAACAGATATTGGACAGAATGATCTTCATTATGGGTTCCTGACTCTGACGGAGGAGCAAGTGAAGGCATCTATTCCTGGTCTAATTGATCTCTTTGCTTTGGCCATAGAG AAACTCTACCAAGAAGGAGCAAGAGCATTTTGGATACATAATACAGGCCCCATAGGCTGCCTTCCTTTCTTTGTCATAAATAATCCGCCAAAGACTGGCAATGCTGACCCCAATGGTTGTATTGAGTCTTACAATGTGGTGGCCCAAGAGTTCAACAAGCAGCTTAAGGACAGGGTTACCCAATTAAGGAACAAATTTCAAGATGCATTGCTGGTTTATGTAGACATCTACAAAGCCAAATACTCTCTGATCAGTGAACCAAAACAGCATG GTTTTGTTAATCCTCTTGGGTTCTGCTGTGGGCATCATAAGGATTCCAGTCTTAAATGCTGGGACGACGCAGAAGTTAATGGTACCAAAGTTTATGGAGCTTCTTGCAGTAACCCTTCTGAATACATCAGCTGGGATGAAATACATTATACTGAAGCTGCAAACTACTGGATAAGCAACCGGATTTTGGATGGTTCACTCTCAGATCCTCAGGTTCTTCTTACGGAAGCATGTCTCTAG
- the LOC131311472 gene encoding eukaryotic translation initiation factor 4B2-like, whose amino-acid sequence MSKSWGKIGAWAADAEAEEAAQQAAAAAAGPSFPSLKEATSSKQPKKKKMSLQEFTMQQQVQQQTSTVRPTASSTGLTPAELLHLPTGPSNLSAEEKTDYRQRLGGGFSNYYGRDREPSADRDAPRRSSYGGFQDDRCGARPSSRVSDFDQPSRADEVDNWAMEKKTLPSSNNRYSLLGGGVGGGMSRADEVDNWAVGKKPVNPVRSSNFGSSFREPDRWVRGVGFGEGNIKPDRWGRGVGFGEANVERDQRLRPKLALDPPRGGSGAVVEVVKSNRPNPFGEARPREEVLTEKGLDWKKLDLEMEGRRSSRPASEQSSRPSSGQSSRSESLGGLSRPKVNPFGDAKPREVLLEQKGRDWRKIDLELEHRGVDRPEIEAEKNLKEEIDLLKKELEKEFVSHPNRESLERFQEDQSSLRDLILGKERELELLTQELDDKVRFGQKAIERPGSESGRDSGFPERRPPSQSGVFDDSRSMEVMGRPRSHGTGDMQTRHDRRAYHDGWEIGYFGNRGMDRSKERR is encoded by the exons ATGTCCAAATCCTGGGGAAAAATCGGCGCATGGGCAGCCgatgcggaggccgaggaggCGGCGCAACAGGCCGCCGCCGCCGCGGCAGGACCCAGCTTTCCGAGCCTGAAAGAAGCAACCTCCAGCAAGCAGcccaagaagaagaaaatgagctTACAGGAGTTCACCATGCAGCAACAGGTACAACAACAGACCTCTACTGTCCGGCCAACAGCTTCCTCCACCGGTCTGACCCCGGCTGAGCTCCTCCACCTCCCGACCGGTCCTTCGAACTTGTCCGCTGAGGAAAAAACGGACTATAGGCAACGCCTCGGCGGAGGGTTCTCGAACTACTATGGCCGTGATCGAGAACCCTCCGCCGATAGGGACGCCCCTCGTAGATCATCCTACGGTGGATTTCAAGACGATCGTTGTGGGGCTCGACCGTCTTCTAGGGTTTCGGATTTCGACCAGCCGTCGAGGGCGGACGAGGTCGATAATTGGGCGATGGAGAAGAAAACCCTACCGTCTAGTAATAATCGGTACAGTTTGCTTGGTGGCGGTGTTGGTGGGGGTATGTCTAGGGCTGACGAGGTGGACAATTGGGCAGTTGGGAAGAAGCCTGTGAATCCGGTCAGGTCTTCGAATTTCGGTTCATCTTTTCGCGAACCTGACCGGTGGGTTAGGGGAGTAGGGTTTGGAGAGGGGAATATCAAACCGGATCGGTGGGGTAGGGGAGTAGGGTTTGGAGAGGCGAATGTCGAACGTGATCAACGTTTGCGTCCGAAATTGGCATTGGATCCGCCACGTGGAGGGTCAGGTGCAGTGGTTGAGGTGGTTAAAAGTAATAGGCCAAATCCGTTTGGGGAAGCACGGCCTAGGGAGGAGGTTTTGACGGAGAAGGGGTTGGATTGGAAGAAACTGGACTTGGAAATGGAGGGGAGGAGGTCGAGCAGGCCGGCAAGTGAGCAGTCCAGTAGGCCATCGAGTGGTCAGTCGAGTAGGTCAGAGAGCTTGGGGGGGTTGTCTAGGCCGAAGGTGAATCCTTTTGGGGATGCAAAGCCTAGGGAAGTATTGCTTGAACAGAAGGGTAGGGATTGGAGGAAAATCGATTTGGAATTGGAACATCGTGGTGTTGATAG GCCTGAGATAGAGGCAGAGAAGAACCTGAAAGAAGAAATAGACCTTCTAAAGAAGGAGCTCGAGAAAGAATTTGTTTCACATCCCAACAGAGAATCCTTGGAGAGGTTCCAAGAAGATCAAAGCAGTTTACGTGATCTAATACTTGGTAAAGAAAGGGAATTGGAGCTGCTGACACAGGAATTGGATGACAAAGTCCGCTTTGGTCAGAAAGCCATAGAAAGGCCAGGTTCTGAATCAGGTAGGGATTCTGGGTTTCCTGAAAGAAGACCTCCTTCTCAGTCGGGGGTGTTTGATGATTCCAGAAGTATGGAGGTCATGGGGAGGCCTCGATCACATGGCACTGGGGATATGCAGACAAGGCATGATAGAAGAGCATACCATGATGGTTGGGAAATAGGATATTTTGGCAACAGGGGCATGGACAG GTCGAAGGAGAGACGGTGA